A single Pseudomonas putida DNA region contains:
- a CDS encoding YbaY family lipoprotein — protein sequence MKKLFMLCCASLLAACSSHTPSNQASLDGEVFYLQRIALPPAATLSVELQDVSLMDAPAVTLARQAGPVKGNVPLPFHLTYDPAQVKPGHRYAVSARIELGGKLLFINTEHHGVALDGSDQQPVRVKVDPVR from the coding sequence ATGAAAAAGCTCTTTATGCTGTGTTGCGCATCCCTGCTCGCAGCCTGTTCCAGCCACACCCCGTCCAACCAGGCCAGCCTGGATGGCGAAGTCTTTTACCTGCAGCGCATCGCCCTTCCACCTGCCGCCACCTTGAGCGTCGAGTTGCAGGACGTGTCGCTGATGGACGCCCCCGCCGTAACCCTGGCCCGCCAGGCCGGCCCGGTCAAAGGCAACGTGCCACTGCCGTTCCACCTCACCTACGACCCGGCCCAGGTCAAGCCCGGCCACCGCTACGCGGTCAGCGCGCGGATCGAACTGGGCGGCAAACTGCTGTTCATCAACACCGAACACCACGGCGTCGCCCTCGACGGCAGCGACCAGCAGCCGGTACGGGTCAAAGTCGACCCGGTGCGCTGA
- a CDS encoding DUF4197 domain-containing protein, with the protein MIRASLRFTTLCAGLLLSASALALSLGDLSQSDATGGLKDALTQGAQIAVKQLSTPGGFSNNPDVRIELPGNLGKAAKAMKMFGKGDQVEALETSMNKAAEAAVPQAQAILVDAVKKMTVTDAKGILSGGQDSATQYLNKSSREQIRAKFLPIVKQATDKVGVAQQYNAFAGQAKGLGLIKDDANIENYVTEKALDGLFEMIAKQEESIRQNPAQAATSLAKKVFGAL; encoded by the coding sequence ATGATTCGCGCCTCCCTGCGCTTCACTACCCTGTGCGCCGGCCTGCTGCTGTCGGCCAGTGCCCTGGCCCTGTCGCTCGGCGACCTGAGCCAGTCCGACGCCACCGGTGGCCTGAAGGACGCCCTCACCCAGGGCGCGCAGATTGCCGTCAAGCAGTTGAGCACGCCAGGTGGCTTCAGCAACAACCCCGATGTGCGCATCGAGCTGCCGGGTAACCTCGGCAAAGCCGCCAAGGCCATGAAGATGTTTGGCAAGGGTGATCAGGTCGAAGCTCTGGAAACCAGCATGAACAAGGCTGCCGAGGCCGCCGTGCCGCAGGCCCAGGCGATTCTGGTAGATGCCGTGAAGAAGATGACCGTGACCGACGCCAAGGGCATCCTCAGCGGCGGCCAGGATTCGGCTACCCAGTACCTGAACAAGAGCAGCCGCGAGCAGATCCGCGCCAAGTTCCTGCCGATCGTCAAGCAGGCCACCGACAAGGTCGGTGTCGCCCAGCAGTACAACGCCTTTGCCGGCCAGGCCAAAGGCCTGGGGCTGATCAAGGATGACGCGAACATCGAGAACTACGTGACCGAGAAAGCGCTGGACGGCCTGTTCGAGATGATTGCCAAGCAGGAAGAGAGTATTCGCCAGAACCCGGCACAGGCAGCAACCAGCCTGGCCAAGAAGGTGTTCGGCGCCCTTTGA
- a CDS encoding efflux RND transporter permease subunit, whose product MGFNLSAWALRNRQIVLFLMILLAAIGAMSYTKLGQSEDPPFTFKAMVIRTLWPGATAEEVSRQVTERIEKKLMETGEYEKIVSFSRPGESQVTFMARDSLHSKDIPELWYQIRKKVADVRHTLPPEIQGPFFNDEFGTTFGNIYALTGAGFDYAVLKDYADRIQIQLQRVKDVGKVELIGLQDEKIWIELSNLKLATLGVPLEAVQQALREQNAVSTAGFFETPSERLQLRVSGRFDSVDEIRQFPIRVGDRTFRIGDVADVHRGFNDPPAPRMRFMGEDAIGLAVSMKDGGDILVLGKALEGEFERLARNLPAGMELRKVSDQPAAVKAGVGEFVQVLVEALVIVLLVSFFSLGLRTGLVVALAIPLVLAMTFAAMHYFGIGLHKISLGALVLALGLLVDDAIIAVEMMAIKMEQGFDRLKAASYAWTSTAFPMLTGTLITAAGFLPIATAASSTGEYTRSIFQVVTIALLTSWVAAVVFVPYLGERLLPDLAKLHAARHGKDGHAPDPYGTPFYQRVRRVVEWCVRRRKTVILLTIAAFVGSILLFRFVPQQFFPASGRPELMVDLKLAEGASLANTAERVKQLEALLKQQDGIDNYVAYVGTGSPRFYLPLDQQLPAASFAQFVVLAKSMEDRERLRSWLIDTVDQQFPDLRARVTRLENGPPVGYPVQFRVTGEHIEKARALAREVADKVRENPHVVNVHLDWEEPSKAVFLEIDQDRARALGVSTAQLSSFLQSSLTGTTVSQYREDNELIEILLRGTPQERGELGNLGSLALPTNNGQSVALSQVATLEYGFEEGIIWHRNRLPTVTVRADIYDKEQPATLVKQILPTLQEIKAKLPDGYLLEVGGTVEDSERGQKSVNAGMPLFIVVVLSLLMIQLRSFSRTVMVFLTAPLGLIGVTLFLLVFRQPFGFVAMLGTIALAGMIMRNSVILVDQIEQDIASGLDRWQAIIEATVRRFRPIVLTALAAVLAMIPLSRSVFYGPMAVAIMGGLIVATALTLLFLPALYAAWFRVKKG is encoded by the coding sequence ATGGGTTTCAACCTTTCCGCCTGGGCGCTGCGCAATCGCCAGATCGTCCTGTTCCTGATGATTCTGCTGGCTGCCATTGGCGCGATGTCCTACACCAAGCTGGGGCAGAGCGAAGATCCGCCATTCACCTTCAAAGCCATGGTCATCCGTACCCTGTGGCCCGGCGCCACGGCCGAGGAAGTCTCGCGCCAGGTCACCGAACGCATCGAGAAGAAGCTGATGGAGACCGGCGAGTACGAGAAGATCGTCTCGTTCTCGCGCCCGGGTGAGTCGCAGGTGACCTTCATGGCCCGCGATTCGCTGCACTCCAAAGACATCCCCGAGCTGTGGTACCAGATCCGCAAGAAGGTCGCGGATGTTCGCCACACTTTGCCACCAGAGATTCAGGGGCCGTTCTTCAACGACGAATTCGGCACCACCTTCGGCAATATCTATGCGCTGACCGGCGCCGGTTTCGATTACGCGGTGCTCAAGGACTATGCCGATCGTATCCAGATCCAGCTGCAGCGGGTCAAGGACGTGGGCAAGGTCGAGCTGATAGGCCTGCAAGACGAGAAGATCTGGATCGAGCTGTCCAACCTCAAGCTGGCCACCCTGGGTGTGCCACTGGAGGCGGTGCAGCAGGCGCTGCGCGAGCAGAATGCGGTAAGCACCGCCGGTTTCTTCGAGACTCCCAGTGAGCGCTTGCAACTGCGTGTGAGCGGGCGCTTCGACAGCGTTGATGAGATCCGCCAGTTCCCCATCCGGGTGGGCGATCGCACCTTCCGCATCGGCGATGTGGCCGACGTGCACCGTGGCTTCAACGACCCGCCTGCGCCACGCATGCGCTTCATGGGCGAGGACGCCATTGGCCTTGCAGTGTCGATGAAGGATGGCGGCGACATTCTGGTGCTGGGCAAGGCGTTGGAGGGTGAGTTCGAGCGCCTGGCGCGCAACCTGCCGGCTGGCATGGAGCTGCGCAAGGTGTCGGACCAGCCTGCAGCGGTCAAGGCCGGTGTCGGCGAGTTCGTCCAGGTGCTGGTCGAGGCGCTGGTGATCGTGCTGCTGGTGAGTTTCTTCTCCCTCGGCCTGCGCACTGGCCTGGTGGTGGCCCTGGCCATCCCCCTGGTACTGGCCATGACGTTCGCCGCCATGCACTACTTCGGCATCGGCCTGCACAAGATCTCGCTGGGCGCGCTGGTGCTGGCATTGGGGCTGCTGGTGGATGACGCGATCATTGCCGTGGAGATGATGGCGATCAAGATGGAGCAGGGCTTCGACCGCCTCAAAGCGGCGAGCTACGCCTGGACCAGCACCGCCTTCCCGATGCTTACCGGCACGCTGATCACGGCGGCGGGCTTCCTGCCGATCGCCACGGCGGCATCAAGCACCGGCGAGTACACCCGCTCGATCTTCCAGGTGGTGACCATCGCGTTGCTGACCTCGTGGGTCGCGGCCGTGGTCTTCGTGCCTTACCTGGGTGAACGGCTGCTGCCGGACCTGGCCAAGCTGCATGCCGCCCGCCATGGCAAGGACGGGCATGCCCCCGACCCGTACGGCACGCCGTTCTACCAGCGCGTGCGGCGTGTGGTGGAGTGGTGCGTGCGGCGGCGCAAGACGGTGATCCTGCTGACCATTGCCGCCTTTGTTGGCAGCATCCTGCTGTTCCGCTTCGTGCCCCAGCAGTTTTTCCCTGCTTCCGGGCGCCCGGAGCTGATGGTCGACCTGAAGCTCGCCGAAGGCGCCTCGCTGGCCAATACCGCCGAGCGGGTCAAACAGCTCGAAGCATTGCTCAAGCAGCAGGACGGCATCGACAACTACGTGGCCTACGTGGGCACTGGTTCACCTCGCTTCTACCTGCCGCTGGACCAGCAACTGCCGGCGGCCAGCTTTGCCCAGTTCGTGGTACTGGCCAAGTCGATGGAAGACCGCGAGCGCCTGCGCAGCTGGCTGATCGACACCGTCGACCAGCAGTTCCCCGACCTGCGCGCTCGTGTCACACGCCTGGAGAACGGCCCGCCCGTGGGCTACCCGGTGCAGTTCCGGGTTACCGGCGAGCATATCGAGAAGGCCCGTGCCCTGGCCCGCGAAGTGGCGGACAAGGTGCGTGAGAACCCGCATGTGGTCAACGTGCACCTGGATTGGGAAGAGCCGAGCAAGGCGGTATTCCTCGAGATCGATCAGGACCGCGCCCGCGCCCTGGGCGTGAGTACCGCACAGCTGTCGAGCTTCTTGCAGAGCTCGCTGACCGGCACCACGGTCAGCCAGTACCGCGAGGACAACGAACTGATCGAGATCCTCCTGCGTGGCACCCCGCAGGAGCGTGGCGAACTGGGCAACCTCGGCAGCCTGGCGTTGCCTACCAACAATGGCCAGAGCGTGGCGCTGTCGCAGGTGGCAACGCTGGAATATGGCTTCGAGGAAGGCATCATCTGGCACCGCAACCGCCTGCCGACGGTGACCGTGCGTGCCGACATTTATGACAAGGAGCAGCCGGCCACCCTGGTGAAGCAGATCCTGCCGACCTTGCAGGAAATCAAGGCCAAGCTGCCGGATGGCTACCTGCTGGAAGTGGGCGGCACGGTGGAAGACTCGGAGCGCGGGCAGAAGTCGGTGAATGCCGGCATGCCGCTGTTCATCGTGGTGGTGCTGAGCCTGCTGATGATCCAGCTGCGTAGCTTCTCGCGCACGGTGATGGTGTTCCTCACCGCGCCGTTGGGGCTGATTGGCGTGACCCTGTTCCTGCTGGTGTTCCGCCAGCCGTTCGGCTTCGTTGCCATGCTCGGCACCATTGCCCTGGCGGGGATGATCATGCGCAACTCGGTGATCCTGGTGGACCAGATCGAGCAGGATATCGCCTCGGGGCTGGACCGCTGGCAGGCGATCATCGAGGCCACGGTGCGGCGCTTCCGGCCGATCGTGCTGACCGCGTTGGCGGCGGTGCTGGCAATGATTCCGTTGTCCAGAAGTGTGTTTTATGGGCCGATGGCGGTGGCGATCATGGGTGGTTTGATCGTGGCCACGGCGTTGACACTGTTGTTCTTGCCGGCTTTGTATGCGGCATGGTTCAGGGTCAAGAAAGGCTGA
- a CDS encoding efflux RND transporter periplasmic adaptor subunit encodes MLRHALSLALPATAALLLAACGQEAAAPAAPRPALVVQPQPAEAAADSYPGEVRARFEPELAFRIGGKVSKRLVEEGQRVRAEQPLAELDPQDVRLQLEANRAQLTAAEANLSLVRTERDRYQKLLDRQMVSHSQYDNAENLYRAGLARLKQAKAEYDVAGNQADYAVLRAPQAGLIAKRQVEVGQVVAAGQTVFTLAADGEREVAIGLPEQQFARFVVGQDVSIELWSHPNQRFPGRIRELSPAADPRSRTFAARIAFSSAKVPAELGQSARVFIAHDGVIPLAVPLSAVTAENGQAYVWRVNKDSRLERAMVRLGPYGSETVPVLEGLAPGDWVVAAGGHVLREGQEVRPVDRTNRVVNLTVKE; translated from the coding sequence ATGTTGCGCCATGCCTTGTCCCTCGCCCTGCCCGCTACTGCCGCGCTGTTGCTGGCAGCCTGCGGCCAGGAAGCCGCCGCGCCTGCCGCGCCGCGCCCGGCCCTGGTGGTCCAGCCGCAGCCGGCCGAAGCCGCTGCCGACAGTTACCCCGGCGAAGTGCGCGCGCGCTTCGAGCCGGAGCTGGCCTTCCGCATTGGCGGCAAGGTCAGCAAGCGCCTGGTGGAGGAGGGGCAGCGAGTCAGGGCCGAGCAGCCGCTGGCCGAGCTCGACCCACAGGACGTGCGCCTGCAACTGGAGGCCAACCGCGCCCAGCTGACGGCAGCCGAAGCCAACCTGTCGCTGGTGCGCACCGAACGCGACCGCTACCAGAAGCTGCTGGATCGGCAGATGGTCAGCCATTCCCAGTATGACAACGCAGAAAACCTCTACCGCGCTGGCCTGGCCCGCCTGAAGCAGGCCAAAGCTGAATACGACGTGGCCGGCAACCAGGCTGATTACGCGGTGTTGCGTGCGCCGCAGGCAGGCCTGATCGCCAAGCGTCAGGTTGAAGTCGGCCAGGTGGTTGCAGCCGGGCAAACCGTGTTCACACTCGCCGCCGATGGTGAGCGTGAAGTGGCCATTGGTCTGCCGGAACAGCAGTTCGCCCGCTTTGTCGTGGGCCAGGATGTCAGCATCGAATTGTGGTCGCACCCCAACCAGCGCTTCCCGGGGCGTATTCGCGAGCTGTCACCTGCGGCCGACCCGCGTTCACGCACCTTCGCCGCACGGATTGCCTTCAGCTCGGCCAAGGTGCCAGCCGAACTGGGCCAGAGTGCGCGCGTGTTCATTGCCCATGACGGGGTGATTCCACTGGCAGTGCCGTTGTCGGCAGTCACCGCCGAAAACGGCCAGGCCTATGTCTGGCGCGTCAACAAGGACAGCCGCCTGGAGCGGGCCATGGTGCGCCTTGGCCCTTATGGCAGTGAAACCGTGCCGGTGCTCGAAGGCCTTGCCCCAGGCGACTGGGTGGTCGCCGCCGGCGGCCATGTGCTGCGCGAGGGGCAAGAGGTGCGGCCGGTGGACCGCACCAACCGTGTGGTGAACCTGACGGTCAAGGAGTAA
- a CDS encoding TetR/AcrR family transcriptional regulator, producing the protein MRIPMSNDAPNGPGRPKDLAKREAILEAAKALFLSLGYANTSMDAVAAAAGVSKLTVYSHFTDKQTLFGSAVMATCQNQLPDLMFEYPEGAPVEEVLLNIGRSFQALISSDEAVKLSRLIMALGSQDPRFGEYFYEAGPKRVLAGMEALLRGIDERGLLRIANPLSAAEHFFCLVKGAPDYRLLLGCAEPLEGDDAEAHVREVVGVFIRAFKA; encoded by the coding sequence ATGCGGATTCCAATGTCCAACGACGCACCCAACGGCCCGGGGCGGCCCAAGGACCTGGCCAAGCGCGAGGCCATCCTCGAAGCCGCCAAGGCCCTGTTCCTCAGCCTTGGCTATGCCAACACCAGCATGGATGCGGTCGCTGCGGCGGCAGGTGTTTCAAAGCTCACGGTCTACAGCCACTTCACCGACAAGCAGACGCTGTTCGGCTCGGCGGTCATGGCGACCTGCCAGAATCAGTTACCCGACCTGATGTTCGAGTACCCGGAAGGTGCGCCGGTGGAGGAAGTGCTGCTGAATATCGGCCGTAGCTTCCAGGCGCTGATCAGCAGCGACGAGGCGGTCAAGCTCAGCCGCCTGATCATGGCATTGGGCAGCCAGGACCCCAGGTTTGGCGAGTACTTCTACGAAGCCGGGCCCAAGCGCGTACTGGCGGGGATGGAAGCGCTGTTGCGCGGGATCGACGAGCGCGGGCTGCTACGGATTGCAAATCCGTTGAGTGCGGCGGAGCACTTCTTCTGCCTGGTCAAGGGCGCGCCGGATTACCGCTTGCTACTGGGCTGTGCAGAGCCTCTGGAAGGGGATGACGCCGAGGCACATGTGCGCGAAGTGGTCGGGGTGTTCATCCGGGCGTTCAAGGCCTGA
- a CDS encoding class I SAM-dependent methyltransferase: MQEQEQGTGLRVEALAPEYAAQANAWAERLGLPLVDDAAGFAVQVGADGLQIQQLGPQAPGPVRVDFVEGQAAHRRQFGGGNGQMIAKAVGIAQGVRPQVLDATAGLGKDAFVLASLGCQMTLIERQPLIAALLEDGLARARADDEVGPIVGRMRLLTGNAIERMRAWEGESPQVIYLDPMFPHRDKSALVKKEMRVFRPLVGDDMDAPALLEAALALASHRVVVKRPRKAPIIDGPKPSHSLEGKSSRYDIYPKKALKA, encoded by the coding sequence ATGCAAGAGCAGGAACAGGGCACAGGTCTGAGGGTCGAGGCGTTAGCACCGGAATATGCCGCGCAGGCCAACGCATGGGCCGAGCGCCTGGGGCTTCCACTGGTGGATGACGCGGCCGGGTTTGCCGTGCAGGTCGGCGCTGACGGCTTACAGATCCAGCAACTCGGGCCGCAGGCGCCGGGGCCGGTGCGCGTGGACTTTGTAGAGGGCCAAGCGGCACATCGTCGCCAGTTCGGCGGTGGCAACGGGCAGATGATTGCCAAGGCGGTCGGTATCGCCCAGGGCGTGCGCCCCCAAGTGCTGGATGCTACGGCAGGCTTGGGCAAGGACGCGTTCGTGCTGGCCAGCCTGGGTTGCCAGATGACCCTGATCGAGCGCCAGCCGCTGATTGCGGCGCTGCTCGAGGATGGCTTGGCGCGGGCCAGGGCCGATGATGAAGTAGGGCCGATCGTCGGTCGCATGCGCCTGCTTACCGGTAACGCCATTGAACGCATGCGTGCATGGGAGGGCGAGTCGCCGCAGGTGATCTACCTCGACCCGATGTTCCCGCATCGCGACAAGAGCGCATTGGTGAAGAAAGAAATGCGGGTGTTCAGGCCTCTGGTCGGTGATGACATGGATGCACCGGCCCTGCTCGAAGCAGCCTTGGCGCTGGCCAGCCACCGGGTGGTGGTGAAGCGGCCACGCAAGGCACCGATCATCGACGGGCCGAAGCCGAGCCATAGCCTGGAAGGCAAGTCGAGCCGGTATGACATTTATCCAAAGAAGGCCCTGAAGGCCTGA
- a CDS encoding energy transducer TonB, whose product MSETLPIGLTYLSPVGNYGRQNTQALGGVSHLWQDFFARAMAEQQAEEPDSVSQALVQYDQASGEPIGGAKALAMIETQRACPVQDTIVAPPEPLFLPKAELEANLLEPAPEPFSVAEMIQQQRQLDISNNWLRPVVMSQGHPLAEPGPAPSPRPLHLPIAEFEMDLLAPAPEPYDEATMAKQQNELEFDMHWARPVVLNNVRVHA is encoded by the coding sequence ATGTCAGAAACTCTTCCCATCGGTTTGACCTACCTGTCGCCTGTCGGCAACTACGGTCGGCAAAATACCCAGGCACTCGGGGGCGTCAGCCACCTGTGGCAGGATTTCTTTGCCCGCGCGATGGCCGAACAGCAAGCGGAAGAACCCGACAGCGTCAGCCAGGCATTGGTCCAGTACGACCAGGCCAGCGGCGAGCCGATCGGCGGGGCCAAGGCCCTGGCCATGATCGAAACCCAACGCGCCTGCCCGGTGCAGGACACCATCGTCGCGCCGCCCGAGCCACTGTTCCTGCCCAAGGCCGAGCTCGAGGCCAATTTGCTTGAGCCGGCGCCGGAGCCGTTCAGCGTTGCCGAAATGATCCAGCAACAGCGCCAGCTCGACATCAGCAACAACTGGCTGCGCCCCGTTGTCATGAGCCAGGGCCACCCGCTCGCAGAACCCGGCCCGGCCCCCTCCCCCCGTCCGCTGCACCTGCCGATAGCCGAATTCGAGATGGACCTGCTCGCCCCTGCGCCGGAGCCGTACGACGAGGCGACCATGGCCAAGCAGCAGAATGAGCTGGAATTCGACATGCACTGGGCACGCCCGGTGGTGCTGAACAACGTACGCGTGCACGCCTGA
- a CDS encoding extensin family protein, giving the protein MRAVMLLCGVLLVTAALAWQLGWRLPDAWNPWATLDVSQPPNWLTRYKLSRLRNDPSLCRQTLESSGLRYRAQADSPASASCPLQNVWRIEQGQARLSSSFLASCPLAVAYALFEQHGLQAAAQRVFGQPVAQVDHLGSFACRNVYNRKQGRLSQHATANALDISGFRLQDGQRIVLARDWQAGGQKGDFLRQVRQAACDSFSTVLGPDYNAAHHNHFHLDMGRWQVCR; this is encoded by the coding sequence ATGCGCGCAGTGATGCTGCTGTGCGGGGTGCTGTTGGTAACGGCGGCCCTGGCCTGGCAACTCGGCTGGCGCCTGCCGGATGCCTGGAACCCTTGGGCGACCCTGGATGTAAGCCAGCCGCCGAACTGGCTGACACGCTACAAGCTGTCGCGGCTGCGCAACGACCCAAGTCTGTGCCGCCAGACGCTGGAAAGCTCTGGCCTGCGCTACCGTGCGCAAGCCGACAGCCCGGCATCGGCCAGTTGCCCATTGCAGAACGTATGGCGTATCGAGCAAGGCCAAGCCCGGCTAAGCAGCAGTTTTCTCGCCAGTTGCCCATTGGCTGTAGCGTATGCACTGTTCGAGCAGCATGGGCTGCAAGCGGCTGCGCAGCGGGTATTCGGCCAGCCTGTTGCTCAGGTGGATCACCTGGGCAGCTTTGCCTGCCGCAATGTCTACAACCGCAAGCAGGGGCGCCTGAGCCAGCACGCCACGGCCAACGCGCTGGATATCAGCGGCTTTCGCCTGCAGGACGGTCAGCGCATCGTGCTGGCGCGGGACTGGCAGGCGGGCGGGCAGAAGGGTGACTTTCTAAGGCAGGTGCGGCAGGCGGCCTGCGACAGTTTCAGTACCGTGCTGGGGCCGGACTACAACGCCGCTCACCACAATCACTTTCATCTGGACATGGGGCGCTGGCAGGTTTGCCGCTGA
- a CDS encoding isocitrate lyase/PEP mutase family protein has protein sequence MDVQTLRAEAFKALHERDGAFVIPNPWDAGSAKLLASLGFEALATTSAGLAFSLGRPDAEGALSLDETLENAGVIVDATPLPVAADLENGFGDLPEDCAQTILRAAETGLVGGSIEDASGRADAPIYDFELAVARVRAAVQAARSLPFPFTLCARAENLLHGRMDLDDTILRLQAFAEAGADVLYAPGLRSVDEVRAVVQAVAPKPVNVLMGLAGVPLSVNQLQDLGVRRISVGSSLARAALGALQRAALEIRDQGTFSYGEQALPFSQLNDLFRR, from the coding sequence ATGGATGTACAGACCCTGCGAGCCGAAGCCTTCAAGGCACTGCACGAGCGCGATGGCGCTTTCGTCATCCCCAACCCCTGGGATGCAGGCTCTGCCAAGCTGCTGGCCAGCCTCGGCTTCGAAGCGTTGGCCACCACCAGTGCGGGCCTGGCCTTCAGCCTCGGGCGGCCGGATGCCGAAGGCGCCTTGAGCCTTGACGAAACCTTGGAAAATGCCGGGGTGATCGTCGATGCCACACCTTTGCCGGTGGCCGCCGACCTGGAAAACGGCTTCGGTGATCTGCCCGAGGACTGCGCACAGACCATCCTGCGTGCCGCCGAAACGGGGCTGGTCGGCGGTTCGATCGAAGATGCCAGTGGCCGGGCCGACGCTCCGATCTATGACTTCGAACTGGCCGTGGCACGGGTACGGGCTGCTGTGCAAGCCGCCCGCAGCTTGCCATTCCCGTTCACCTTGTGTGCCCGTGCGGAAAACCTGCTGCACGGGCGCATGGACCTGGACGACACCATCCTGCGCCTGCAGGCCTTCGCCGAAGCGGGTGCCGACGTGCTCTATGCCCCCGGGCTGCGCAGTGTCGATGAGGTGCGCGCGGTGGTACAGGCCGTGGCGCCGAAACCGGTCAACGTGCTGATGGGGCTGGCCGGTGTGCCGCTGAGCGTCAATCAGTTGCAGGACCTGGGTGTGCGCCGCATCAGCGTTGGCTCGTCGCTGGCCCGTGCGGCGCTGGGCGCGCTCCAGCGCGCGGCACTGGAAATCCGTGATCAGGGCACCTTCAGCTACGGCGAACAGGCTTTGCCATTCTCCCAGCTCAACGACCTGTTCCGCCGCTGA
- a CDS encoding DUF72 domain-containing protein: MNPSPLPYFVGCPSWSENAWRDYLYPADATSNEMLGYYSQVFNAVEGNTTFYARPSPGTIARWAQVMPAHFRFTAKFPGDISHEGDLRDQLEPAFDFTRLMAPLGQRVSPYWLQLPARFSPARLGELCHFLDEIGVPVAVEVRNPAFFAKGEEERLLNRLLHERGVERICLDPRALFSCTSRDPAVLHAQSKKPKVPPRPAAFSQHPQVRFIGHPELSANETFLTPWVDKVAAWIEEGRSPYVFLHTSDNRLAAALAQRFHQRLMARLPGLAPLPELPRAPEVEQLGLL, encoded by the coding sequence ATGAATCCGTCACCCCTGCCTTATTTTGTGGGTTGTCCGTCCTGGAGCGAAAACGCCTGGCGCGATTACCTGTATCCCGCCGACGCCACCAGTAATGAAATGCTTGGCTATTACAGCCAGGTGTTCAACGCCGTCGAGGGCAACACCACCTTCTACGCCCGCCCTTCACCCGGCACTATTGCGCGCTGGGCGCAGGTCATGCCTGCGCACTTCCGCTTCACTGCCAAGTTTCCCGGGGACATCAGCCACGAGGGGGACCTGCGTGACCAGCTGGAACCTGCCTTTGATTTCACCCGTCTGATGGCGCCTCTGGGCCAGCGTGTATCGCCGTACTGGCTGCAGTTGCCGGCCAGGTTCAGCCCCGCACGGCTCGGCGAGTTGTGCCACTTCCTTGATGAAATCGGCGTGCCGGTGGCCGTGGAGGTGCGCAACCCGGCGTTCTTCGCCAAGGGCGAGGAAGAGCGGTTGCTCAACCGCCTGTTGCACGAGCGTGGCGTGGAGCGCATCTGCCTCGACCCCCGCGCCCTGTTCAGTTGCACCTCTCGTGACCCCGCCGTGCTGCACGCGCAGTCGAAAAAGCCCAAGGTGCCACCGCGCCCCGCTGCCTTCAGCCAGCACCCGCAGGTACGCTTCATCGGTCATCCGGAGCTTTCGGCCAACGAAACCTTCCTCACTCCATGGGTGGACAAGGTAGCCGCCTGGATCGAGGAAGGGCGCAGCCCTTATGTGTTCCTGCACACCTCCGACAACCGCCTGGCCGCCGCACTGGCTCAGCGCTTCCACCAGCGGCTGATGGCCCGTTTGCCTGGCCTGGCACCTTTGCCTGAATTGCCGCGCGCCCCCGAGGTCGAACAACTGGGGCTACTCTGA
- the tsaB gene encoding tRNA (adenosine(37)-N6)-threonylcarbamoyltransferase complex dimerization subunit type 1 TsaB, with amino-acid sequence MTTLLALDTATEACSVALLHDGKVTSHYEVIPRMHAQKLLPMIKQLLADSGVALNALDAIAFGRGPGAFTGVRIAIGVVQGLAFALERPVLPVSNLAALAQGALREHGVQQVAAAIDARMDEVYWGCYKAEAGEMRLQGQEAVLPPERVALPESSSGDWFGAGTGWGYAERLAVQASASNPAALPNALDILSLASFAWARGEAIVAEQAQPVYLRDNVATPKAR; translated from the coding sequence ATGACCACCCTGCTGGCCCTGGATACCGCCACCGAAGCCTGTTCCGTCGCGCTGCTGCATGACGGCAAGGTAACCAGCCATTACGAGGTGATCCCGCGCATGCATGCGCAGAAGCTGCTGCCGATGATCAAGCAGCTGCTGGCGGACTCCGGCGTTGCGCTGAATGCACTGGATGCCATCGCCTTCGGCCGTGGCCCGGGCGCCTTCACTGGTGTGCGCATCGCCATCGGTGTGGTGCAAGGCCTGGCGTTTGCGCTGGAGCGCCCGGTGCTGCCGGTGTCCAACCTGGCCGCGCTGGCCCAGGGCGCGCTGCGCGAACACGGTGTGCAACAGGTGGCAGCAGCCATCGATGCGCGCATGGATGAGGTGTATTGGGGTTGCTACAAGGCCGAAGCCGGCGAGATGCGCCTGCAGGGCCAGGAAGCAGTCCTGCCGCCCGAGCGCGTGGCCCTGCCTGAAAGTAGCAGCGGCGACTGGTTCGGTGCCGGCACCGGCTGGGGCTATGCCGAGCGCCTGGCGGTGCAGGCCAGTGCCAGCAACCCTGCGGCACTGCCCAATGCGCTGGACATCCTCAGCCTGGCCAGCTTCGCCTGGGCGCGTGGCGAGGCAATCGTCGCCGAACAGGCGCAACCGGTTTACTTGCGCGATAATGTAGCCACACCCAAGGCGCGCTGA